The genomic stretch CATTAGTATCAATATAGGCAGTAGTATCACCTTTGGCTTTGATACTTGCTAGCAGTAGACGTCGCAATAAAGGGGTTTGATAAACACTCCGTTTTGCCCACACCTGCCAGCGGTCAGGCTTGGCAACTTCCACCTCAATCCCCTTTTCCCGCCATTTATTGGCACTATCTTCTGCAGTTTCAAAGGTCCCATGGTTACTCAAGACCACGTACTCTTCGATCTGGGGCTGCTGTAACGGTTTATTGACTATTTCCAGCTTAAGGCTGCTCAGCTGCTTGGTTTTCGGTTGCATATCACCGCCTAAAAATTTGACGGTTAGCTGATCGTCCGGGGCAGCTTTCAGGGTGAGCTTGTCAGTTGGTTCATCTCCAAAGCGCTGCACTACTCCCACTTTTAGTGGGATATCTGAGGCTTTGGCTGCTAACCCTGATAGGATAGGTAGTCCCCAAAACGATAGTGTCATCAACGGTATGAGGAAATGGGGATTGGAAGCTGGGGAATTGAGAGAGATCGGTTTTTTGGTGAACCCCACTATCCAATTGCGAAACCGACCTGTCTTACCCGATGCCGTATTTTGATGCGAATTCAAGTCAAGCGCTTTGATTGTCATTAGCTTAGTTGTTAAAGTACCCAATCCATAATTCCCGTTTCCCGATTCTAGATCCCGAAAAGTACGATCCTCCACAGGTATTGTTACCCTGACCGGGTCTTTTCAGGGTCTTTGCTTTGGGGAAGATTGGAAAGATGGTGAGCGCGGTAGTATAGCGCTACGCCGAAGGCAAAAGGCAAGAGGCAAGAGGCAAGAGGCAACAGTTTACTAATCGTCAAGACTAATCACCAATGACTAAATGACTAATGGCAGCTACCCACTGTGATTACTTCCAGCTAACAACACTTCCCCTTGCCTGATTCGTTGGGCAGCATCTAGTAACACGTCTTCTAGATAGGGTTTGGTAAAATAGCCTCTGGCACCGAGATCAGCAGCTACTTTCCGGTGTCGATCAGCACCACGAGAGGTGAGCATGGCCAGGGGGATTTCACACAAATCTGGGTCTTTTTGAAGGCGAGATAGGAGTTCTAGACCATCCATTCTGGGCATTTCAATGTCACAGAATACGATCTCGCAAGGCAAACCAGACCGGAGTTTATCCCAGGCTTCTTGACCATCACGGGCTTGTTCTACCCGATAACCAGCTTTACTGAAGGTCATAGAAAGGAGTTCACGGACTGTGATTGAATCATCCACAATCAACACCATGGGATCAGATTTGATGAGATTGACCTCGGCTCCGCTGGCGGTTGGAGTTTCCATCCTTTGCCAGATCGCAACACCACCATCTTTACGAATCCGACCCATAGCAAGGTCAATCAGTTCTAGAACGTCAGCAATGGGCATCACTCGACCATCCCCTAAGACGGTCGCCCCGGTAATGCCTACTGGCTTGGGTGCAGGGCCTTCGATTTGCTTAATAACAATTTCTTGCTCCCCTAATACCTGATCAACCTCTACGGCGAGCATGTTACCTGTACTGCGCAGTACCACCACAGAAATCAGGTTGTCTTCCCGTTGGCTGCCATAGACACTAGCCCGGCTGAGTTGGCTATGGTAGGTCAGCAACTCTGAGAGGGGCTTGAATGGGATCTGGGTGTCCCGCCATTGAAGAAAGGCTTGACCTTGGGAATTGGTCTGAATGCAGTCAGGGGAGACATCCTGCATGTCTTCCACCCCATCCATGGGAAAAGCAATTCTGGCGCGATCGCTTACACAGCAGAGGGCTTTACAAATACTCAGGGTCAGGGGTAAGCGAATGGTAAAGGTGGTTCCTTGGCCGAGAGTAGAGTCGATAGTAATGGTTCCCCGAATTTCACTTAAGCAGGTGCGCACCACATCCATGCCTACCCCTCGACCTTTGGTATCAGTGACTTTCTCCGCAGTGGTGAACCCAGGGTGGAAGATAAAATTGAACAACTCCAAGTCGCTGAGGGTTTTTGCCTCAGTTGGGGAAATGAGATTCTTTTCAAGGGCTTTAGCTCTAATTCGATCTGGATCAATGCCCCCCCCATTATCCGAGATGGAAATCACCGTCTGATTTCCCTGGTAGAATGCTCCGAGGGTGATTTTACCCGCCCTAGGCTTCCCCGCAGCCAGCCGTTCCTCTGGTAGCTCAATCCCGTGGGTAATGGCATTGTTGACCAGGTGGGTCATAGGATCATAGAGGTGTTCCAAGATCATTTTATCAATCAAGGTTTCCCGCCCCTCAACCTGTAGCTCGGCTTCCTTGCCTTCCTGCAAGGAAATTTCCCTAACTGCACGGGGCATGCGGTCTGCTGCCTGTGCAAAGGGCACCATACGCGATCGCGTCAGTCCTTCTTGGAGTTGATTGGTTACCTGTCTGAGGGTACGAGTTACTTGGTCGGTTTCATCCACCAAAAACTCAATGTCAGACGCCGACTCCTTAACCCGGACAATCAGCTCAATGATCTCTTGGGATAGCAAATGGAAGCCTGTAAAGCGGTCCATTTCCAGGGGGTGATAGTCTTCTAAGCTCGTGCAATTCTGGTTTCCTTGTTCCCGTTCTTGGATGCTTGTAGTGCGGTAAATCCTACTACTAGACAATAGGGAATTTTCCAGCAGGGTTCGCTCATACAAGTCCCGCATTTTCAAACCCACATCGTTGAGGCTCGATACCTGATGGGATAAATTATCTAAGAATTGCCGCAGCCGTTCTTGATCTTGCTCTAAGGTATTGCGACCAACCACCAGTTCTCCCACTAAATTGCTCAGGGTGTCCAGTTGTTTAACCGGTACCCGCATGGTTTGTTCAAATAGCTTAGACCTCGGACGCCTTGTTTGGCGAGACAACTCCTGATTCATCCCTCCTGGGATAGCAGAGATGCTTTGATTTGCCTGCTCTAGCAAGTGTTCGAGGTCTTTAAAGTCATCCTCTACTGAGTCCGCCTGATGGGTTTTCCGGGTTTCTTGGTCTAGGGAGTGGTTAGGTAATGGGCTACTAGTTTCACTTAATAGGAGTTCTAGTTGATCAAATATTCTTTTCTGCTCTGATACCACCTCAGCAGTGGGTAAGGTCACATCCAGAGGTTTTATACTGTCAAAATCAACGTTTTGGTAATGTGCGGTAGCTTCTGCCAACAGCTGCTCTAATTGCTGCCATTGATCTTGGGTTGTTGGTAATGGTTTTGGTGATGAATCTGGTAATTTTTTCGATTTTATGGGATCGGATTTTCTATTTTTTCCTTTTACACTTGAACTAAGACCAGGTGTAGACGCCTCACCGGGTCGATCTGAAGTCGAGATGGGCTTTGAAGACCCTGTGGTTGATGGGGAATTAATTGCTGGCTGTTCATGGTTTGCAGGGGGGTGATTTGGAATCAGCTCCAAGTCATTGACCAGATTTAAATCTAATTCATTCAGGTCGGTGTGAGTGGGGTTTGGGTGCGGGGTGCTTGGTGGGATAGGCTGCTGTTTGCCCATCCCATAACTATCTAATTTGGTGGGAGGATTACTTTCCGAGCTTGAGCTATTTTCTTCAAAAAAGGTATCATCAAATAAACTGCTTAATTCGTCGGCTGGGTTAGTTTTTTGAGTTAGGTTTCCCTCACTACTTCCAAAAGAAAGTAATTCTTCAAGGTCTTTATCTGTCAGGCTTGGAGTAGGGTTAGGTTTACTATCATTGTGAGTTGACTCCCTTGACTGTAGTAACTCAAAGGCTGCTTCTTCTGGAAATTCCTCATCGAACAAACTGAGTAAATCTTCCTCGGTAGACTCTGCTGCCTCTGGAATGTTCAACCCATCAAGTTCTTTAATCAGGTCAGATAAATCCTTTGGTTCGTCTGTAGTTAGAGAATTGTCTGATTGGCTAGACAACTGCTGGTTATCTGGAGCGATAATTTCTTCTTCTTGCCAGGTTTGATCCAAATCAGGGGTCTGACCTTCAAAGATATCAGCTAAGGTATTAAGTTCTGCCATGCCAACTTTTGGTTCTGCAGCATCATCGGACTCGATTTCGAGGATATCAGTCGTTGGTTGTTCCACTTCCTCTATATCCGGTATATCCTCGAGGAAGTTATCTAGGTTAAATTCGTCTTTGATTACTGCTGGTGGCTGAGCATCTAGGTTGTTAGACATTCGGAAAGCTAAAATTCCACATTACGCGAACATTTTTCACCTTTTGCCTTGGCAAGTTCGCCGGTTCCCTGCGACGAGAAACTGATATAATCCGGTAAAAACCGTATTAAAGTTCCCTTCCTGCTTCTTTCCAGTTACCTGGTTTTTCATAGGGTGTCGGCACTTCCTATTCCACAGGCTTAGACCGAATAGCCTTCGGCAAAACGTTCTAAATTCAGGCTGGCGTTATAGTCACGGTCTTTGACTTCACCGCAAACCTCACAATCAAAAACTCGTTCTTTAAGTGGCATTTCCTGAACATGACCACAACTATAACAAGTTTTAGTGGATGGGTAGAATCTATCTACAAATACCAATGAGCAACCGTACCACTCAGACTTGTATTCGACTTGACGACGAATTTCATAAAGAGCGGAATCGGCTATCGCACCTGCTAACTTATGGTTTTTTAGCAGACCGGAAACATTTAGATCTTCTAACCCAATGACTGCGTGGTTTTTGCAAAGCCAAGAGGTTAATTTGTGAATTGCATCTTTCCGGATGTTAGCAACACGTTGATGGGCTTTAGCTAATTTCAGCTTGGTCTTATTTCTATTGGCAGAACCCATAGTTCTTCTAGATAGTTCTCGTTGAAGTCTAGCCAGCTTTTTCTGAGCTTGTTTGTAAGCTCTAGGATTAGGAAATACAGTCCCATCTGAACAGGTGGCTAGAACTTTAACCCCGACATCAACACCTAGATATTCTCTACATTTAACAGTGGGTTCAGGTTCCAACTCGTAGGCCAAATAAATATACCAATAATCGGCTACTCGACTGATTGTAACCCGCTTCGTCTGGATTCCAGGTAAAGGTTCATAAGTGCTAACCCACCCAATAAAAGGGAGTTTCAACCGAGTTCCTGAAAACTCCATGACCTTCCCACAATTATCTATGGTGAAGCTATCATTTCTACCTTTCTTCTTGAACTTAGGGTGTTGAGCTCTCCCTTGAAAGAATCGGTTAAACGCTTCTCCTAAGTGCATGAATACGAATTGATAAACCCTATAACTTAAGGTATCCTGCCAAGGATATTGAGGTTTAACATGATTGGCATAGAACTTTTTCAGCTTGTTAGCAGAAGGCTTTAGCCCGGCTTTATAGGATTCGTTCCACATATTTAAAGCCCAATTCCAAAGCCACCTAGAATACCCAGCGTGTTGAGCCATCAAGGTTTTTTGTCTATTATTAAGTTTTAACTTGGTCTTGAAGGCTCGTTGCATAAGTCTGGGTCATTCTTAATTTTGGTTTGATACTAAGCGAGCAGCTCGGCGCTGTCAGTCATGGAGTTTTAATGGCTTTGATTATCCCTGCCGTTTCCCATCAAGCTCACGTTCTGACATTGACCCCGACTCACTCAGCAGCAACTCTGAGTTTGATGTACTTAGTCACCGAGCTACCTTTGACGACATAATGATCGTATCGTTTTGTACCGCAAATCGTCAACTAAGTTATTCCTCTATGATAGTTCTAAAATTTCATCTCACTAACTAGCCAAGACATAGATTAACACTTCCGGATCTATACAGACGAGGTTTTCTTGCCTCGCTAGCTAAATTTTTTATAACGTTTTTCCTATCTCAGTTCAATTGTGAGTTCAACGACTCAGAGCATTTAAGAATTTCTGGATACCTGAGAATAACGACTGTTTTTTTTGGGCAGATGGTATATTTTGAGAATCTTCTGGGCTAGTTGTGTTAACTAGACTTGCCTTAAGTATAATTTGCTCAATAGCCTCTGCTGTCGGTTTGCTGGGTTCTTCAGTCACCAACTGATACTCATCATCAATTTCTAGCCATACTTGCCACACAGAAGGGTAACAACGCCATAGAGCCCCTCCTGGAAAGGGTCGCAGATAATAACAAGACTCCAGAGTTTTCAGGAAGCGATCGCGCAACTGACGTGCGGCATAGCCAATCCCTACAATCGAGACATCTTCGAGCTGAGGATTTAGGATCACACAGGGGCGATCCCCCGCCAAATTGCAAATCTTTTCCACTTGGGCTACTTCCACGGCAGACGGACCCACTAGCAAGAAAACCTGGTCATCCTCATCAATTCTAGTTTCTGCTGGGGAGCGACTGGTGCCAACATCAGTAATTTTAAACGGTACCTCTCCCCAGTCACGACGGGCAAGGGCTGAAGCACCTGTATCAGGAAAGAAGATTTTCAGTCCGGAGCCATACTGCTCAAATATCGGAATAAATGCTTGGGCGATTGACTGGGCTTGCAGGGCAATTTCTGGAAAGACCAACTCCACTTGCAGCCTGGTTTGACCCTCATCTAGGGCGGCTTTGGTCGCTTCTTTAGCTTGAGCGATCGCGTCTTCTAAGGTTAAAGGAAGTTCACTCATGAGTCTGTTTTTATGTGTCTTTATGAAAGACTTTAATACTAATGGCTTCAAATATAAATGTCTCGCCACATTAATCCCACCCAATCAACCCTACCCATCGGAGCAATTGAGCCTTTTTTGAGCAACGTTAGACCTTAGATAATGCTGGTTGTGGCATCAGTCGTTCCAAAATTTGCTTGAGTACCATCACCGTCCAATCTACATCAGCTTCTGTGGTATCTCGCCCCAGTGTCAACCGAATTCCAGCCAAAGCAGCTGGCTCATTGTAACCCATTGCTAACAATATCGGACTCGGACTCAGTTTACCACTGTGGCAAGCGGAACCTGCACTAATCCCAATACCAGCCTGATTAAACTGGCGCACTATAGTTTTGCCAGTCACCCCTTCAGTAGGGGAAGTCACACAGAAACTAACGTGATGGGGTAAGCGATAGTCTCTAGAACCAGTGGGAATGAGATTGGGAGTATCAGCCAGTTGGTCAAACATGCGATCGCGTAATCGAATTAACCGAGGTGTATCTGTTAGCATTTGCGCTGCTGCTAGTTCTGCTGCCATGCCAAACCCAGCAATTACTGGCACCGCCTGGGTTCCAGACCTCAATCGTGATTCTTGTCCACCACCGGAGATCAGGGGAACTAACTCCACACCAGGGCGGATATAGAGTGCCCCTGATCCCATTGGACCATAAATTTTGTGACTGGAAATCGACAGCAAATCCACCGGTAGTCGTTGAACGTCGATAGGTAGCCGTCCGGCTACTTGAACTGCATCGGTATGAAACAGCACACCCTGTTCACGAGCAATTTGTCCAAGTTCATCGATAGGTTGGAGTGTACCTACTTCACTTTGACCGTAGATGACGGAGACTAAAACTGTATTTGCCTGTAGGGCAGCTTTTAAATCATTGGGATTGACCCGTCCCACAGAATCCACTGGTAGCCTGGTCACTTGCCAACCCCACTGCTCCAACCAGGCCACTGGTTGAGCGATCGCAGAATGCTCTACACTAGAAATAATGATATGTTGGGGTTTTTTATAACCTTGGGCAACCCCCATCACTGCCAAATTATCCGCCTCAGTACCGCCAGAGGTAAATGTAATCGATTCTGCTGGTGCATTGATTAACCTAGCCACCTGCATTCTTGCTCTTTCCAGTACAATAGCCGCTCGCTGACCCCACTGGTGTAAGCTAGAGGGATTACCCCACTGCTCGGTAAGGATATCTTGCATAGTTGTAATGACTTCTGGCCTTGGTGGTGTGTTGGCGCTATAGTCCAGATAAATTTGCATCGGTTTTCAGGGAACCAGCTATCTCTACCTTCAGCATATAACCTTTCCTGGTCTCTCTCCAACTGATGACTAATAACTAATGAATAATAACTAATGAATAATAACTAATGAATAATAACTAACCACCTGGTTTACCAACGTTATAATCCTCGTGGGACAAAACCGCGTGAGGAACCAATAAGCTACCCTGGTCGTGACAAATCATTCGGTAGTTGCGCGTTACAGGAATACTGATGATCCAGCGGTTGTGGCGCAGCCGCTTGCCACCAAATTCTCTGTAATCCTGGTGATTCTCCAAACCAGCTATGATCCCACGAGCTTTGACCACCACATGGGTAGGAAGGTTTTTTAAGTCAATGGGATCATCTTCAAAACTAGACTCCCACTGCCGTTTTTGCTGTTTTTTCTCTTCCCGTGCTCGGTTTTTTTGATCACATCGGTGGCATGTTTTACCATACCCCTTGTGGCCACACGGAAATGTTTTCTTTCGTCTTGGCATAAGACACTAGTTCGGGTTAAAGTCCCTAACCCGCTAATTAGGCTTCGGTGTAAGCCATTCCATAAAAAAAGGCAATTAGGGGGGGTAGTTGAACAAGATGGCAACTGATATCCCCTGGTATTTTATGTTAATTCAACAACTGCATCTATTTGAAGATTGTGCTGTTAGCATGGGGAAATCAGCTATGCAATCGGGTTTTTTGATGCCTTGAGTTCCCAACCAGCGTGCATTTACTGGAATTTGTATGATCTTTTGCTGATACTATTGATTTTGTGTGGCTGTCAACAAGCTCAGCCACAGGTGTCTCTTGAGCCCCCTCTGCCCCAAGACCCTTGGGTTCAGGCTTACTTTAATCATAGTAGGTCAGCCCAATACACAGATCCTTACCGGGGAGTAACTCGGGAGGGAGATAACTTGGAGCAAGTGATTGTGGATGCGATCGCATCAGCAAAGTCAACAGTAGATGTGGCGGTTCAGGAGTTGCGTATGCCCAGAATTGCCCAAGCTTTAGTAGAACGTAAACAAGCTGGTGTCAAGGTCAGAGTCATTTTAGACAATAACTACAGCCTTCCGGTCAGTAAACTTACTGCTGAGTCAGTGGCAAAACTCCGCCAAAGAGAACGCTCACGCTACAATGAGTCCCTAATATTGATCGACCGTGACGGAGATGGTCAGCTGAGTGCAACGGAAATTTCACAAGGAGACGCTTTAATCATCTTAGGAAATGGTGGTGTACCTATGATTGATGACACAGCGGATGGTTCTCGAGGCAGTGGCTTAATGCATCATAAGTTTATAGTTATTGATAAGAAAGTTTCTATTATTACCTCAGCCAACTTCACTCTTAGTGATCTACATGGTGACTTTCAGTTTCGAGACAGTCGTGGCAATCCCAACAATCTACTCAAGATTGACAGTGTAGAGTTAGCTAACCAATTCACCCAGGAATTTAACCTGATGTGGGGAGATGGTGCTGGCGGTAAACCAGACAGTAAGTTTGGTCTCAAGAAGCCATCGCGACCAGTAGAGCAGGTGAGACTGGGGGATACAACTGGGGGGGATACAACTGTGGGGGATACGACTGTGGGGGATACGACTGTGGGGGATACAACTATCGCTATACAATTCTCCCCAACCTCCACTACCAAACCTTGGGATCAGAGTAGCAATGGTCTGATCGCTCAAATCCTTCCTCAGGCTAGGGAAAGCATTCACATCGCTTTGTTTGTCTTTTCCGAGCAACGGCTAACCAATGTTTTAGAAAAATCCCATCAACAGGGTGTTACTCTCAAAGTGCTAATTGAGCCAAGTTTTGCCTTTCGGTATTACAGTGAGGGTTTGGACATGATGGGAGTAGCTGTTGCTCACAAGTGTAAATATGAGACTGGTAACCGTCCTTGGCGTCAACCGATTGCTACGGTCGGTGTGCCTCAGTTGCCAGAAGGAGATGTCTTACATCACAAATTTGCCATTCTGGATGGAAAGACAGTGATTACAGGCTCTCACAACTGGTCAAAAGCAGCAAATACCAGGAACGATGAGACGGTGTTAGTTATTCATAGCCCTATGGTTGCTGCCCATTTTGAGCGAGAGTTTCAACGCCTCTATGGCAAAGCAGTGAAGGGAGTACCAGTTAGAGTTCAGCAAAAGATTAAAGCACAGCAACAAAAATGTGTGCTTCTTGATCCACATTCTTGAGCTTTAGGGCGACAGCCCCGCGCCCTACGCGGACATTGTGGGCGTCTCAAAGTTACCGTAAGGATAGTGGAGCCTTTATGGTTGGTCGGTTATGCATAAAAGAGGTGCGACCCGTGGCGAATTTAATTCGCCTACGGAAAGCGCACCTTTGGTTAAAACTTTATGATTAAGGCTCCACTAACAATCAGGTTTCGTCTCTAGGAAGGATAGCCCGGTGACGAGCGTGAAACGGAGTCACCAACTAGGACTCCTTAGGTACAGGGAGACGAGCTATGAAACTCCTGACCAATTCGGAGGGAGTCATTCCCCTTCTGTCGGCTTCCTGTTTCAATTGTCGTTTTTCAAAGTCGGTTACTCTGACTATCAACTTTTTATCTTTCATATTTTTTTTTCTATTATGGGTTGTCATATGGATACCCACATGTTAGCCTAATGATAGGTCGATAAACAGGAAGACAAAAAAATGAGATCAGCATACCAGTACCGGTTAAGGTTGACGAAATCGCAGGTTACTAAGATAGAAAAGTGGTTGGACATGCTGCGCCATCAATACAACTATCTATTGGCGGATAGATTCAATTGGTATGAACAAAATCGCTGTTCTGTTAATTCCTGTCTTCTGGTTTGTCACTTACCTGAACTAAGAAATAATCCTGACTATTTTTCTCAAAAGAGGACTCTGCCTCAATTAAAGAAAGATAGACCTTGGTACAAGGAAATTCATGCCCATGTTTTGCAAGATTGCGTCAAAAGAGTAGACCTGGCGATAGCGCAATTTTTGAAGGGTGACAACAATGGCAAGAAGAGCGGAAGACCAAGGTTTAAAAGCAAAAACAGGTATAAATCCTTCACTTTTCCGTCTCTATCAAAAACTCCCATAAATGGCAATATCTTGACGCTCCCTAAATTTGGGCAAGTTAAGATGATCTATCACCGACCTATACCTGATGGGTTCAAGATTAAAACAGCTACCATAACTCGGAAGGCCGATGGTTATTACGTTACATTGTCAATCCAGGACGATTCTGTTCCGGATGTTATACCAGTAGACAAAGTTACTAATCCCATCGGTATAGATATGGGTGTCAAGTCTTTCTTGGTAAAGTCTGATCGTACAGAGGTACCCATTCCCCAGTACTATCGGAAAGCTCAAAAGCAGCTCAAGAAAATCCAGAAAGCTGTCAGTAGGTCTAAGAAAGGTAGTAACAACAGAAAAAAGGCTGTTATTAAACTTGGTAAAGCCCATAAAAAGGTTGCCGATACTAGGAAAGATTTTCATTTCAAAGCGGCCAAAGAGTTGCTAGACAACCACGACCTAGTCGCTCACGAGAAGCTTAATATAAAAGGTTTAGCCAAAACTAAAATGGCAAAATCAGTTTTGGATGCTGGTTGGGGTCAATTTCTGTCGATCTTATCAGTCAAAGCCGTTCGCGTAGCGTGGCCTACGGCCTTGAATGCTGGACTGATCACGAAGGCAGTAAATCCTCGTAACACTAGCCAAAACTGTTCTAATTGCGGGAAAAAGGTTCCAAAGAAGTTAAAAGACCGCATTCATTGTTGTCCTCATTGTGGTTATGTGACTGACAGGGATGTGAACGCGGCAATTAATATATTAAATTTGGCGGTGGGGCATCCCGTCAGCAATAAAGCTTACCGAGTAACCGAACTGTTAGGTGGTTTTGGTAAGAAGCCCGCGCTGTCCCGTTAGGGCAGCGTCGGGAGTATGTCACTAGAGCATACTATTGAATAGTTGGCATGACGGGTTATACCCCTCAATTTAATTTGAAAATGGTCTGTTGGGTTTTGTCGTTCGTAATTAGTCATTGGTAAAACTTCCACCAATCTGTCATGGCCTGTTCAAAAATCGGTGTTGTCCGAACATTAAACCAGCTTTTTTCCTTAACACAGGTTTGCGCTGAGGTTATCTTAGGTTTTGGGGCTTGGGAATACCAAGTAGGTAAACCTGCTCGACCTGCTAACCTTAATCGATATCTAGGGTTTCCTGGGTGTCAGAAATTCTCAAAGCTGTCACGAGCAGCAAAACTAAGTTATTTAATTGCTTGACGACTTATATGGCAAATGCCACCTGGACTCGCCGCCATATTCTTGCCTTGGCTGATTTTACGCCAGATGAATACAATACAGTGTTACAAACTGCCGCTAGCTTTCGGGAGGTATTGTCCCGACGCACCAAAAAGGTACCTGCACTACAGGGTCACGTGGTTGCGAATTTGTTTTTTGAACCATCAACCCGTACTCGTAGCAGTTTTGAACTAGCGGCTAAACGTCTTTCTGCTGATATCCTAAACTTTGCACCAGGAACATCTTCCTTAAGCAAGGGCGAAACGATTCTTGATACAGCGAAGACTTACCTGGCAATGGGAACTAATATGATGGTGATTCGCCATCGGCAGGCGGGAGTTCCTCAAATTATTGCTACTGAGATGAATCGACTCGGTGTCCAGGTAAGTGTACTTAACGCTGGTGATGGTCAACATGAACATCCTTCTCAAGGATTGCTGGATTTGTTTACAATTTGTTCTTGCTTAGACTGGGATAATCCCCACATAGAACTGCTTGCTGGAAAAAAGATTACCATTGTTGGAGATATTTTGCACTCACGAGTTGCCCGTTCCAATATCTGGAGTCTGCTTGCGACAGGGGCAGAGGTTCATCTCGCTGGACCACCTACCCTACTTCCGCAATTATTTGCTGAATACAGTAGTACTCGTCTCCAACAACCTAGGGAAAAGCAACAGCAACAGTTATGGGCTAAGTCTAGCCTTGCTCACCAGCGGCAGTACACTGAAACCCCTCTGATTTTAGACGCAACGGTACCGATCACAAGTCAAGGCACCCATGCCCTGACGACTACGCAACAGTTACCAATTACTCATCCTAAGCTATATGTTCACTGGGACATTGAACCAGCACTAAAAGATGCTGACTTTGTCATGACCTTACGGCTCCAAAAAGAACGTATGATGACTCATTTGTTGCCTAGTTTGAGAGAATATCATCAGCGTTATGGAATTACCCGGGAGCGCCTCCAACTTTGCCAACCCAACGTTCACATTCTCCATCCTGGTCCAGTTAACCGAGGGGTTGAAATTAGTTCTGAGCTGATGGATGATCCCCAGATTAGCTTGATTCCTCAACAGGTGACTAGTGGAGTTGCGGTTAGGATGGCGCTACTTTACTTAATCGGTAGTGGTAAGTTCTGACAGCTCATCCTTAAGAGCAAGGAGACTCTCGTTATACCCGCTTTCTTTAGCGAGAGAGGAATTGCGTCTTTGACGATAAATG from Moorena sp. SIOASIH encodes the following:
- a CDS encoding phospholipase D-like domain-containing protein, yielding MSLEPPLPQDPWVQAYFNHSRSAQYTDPYRGVTREGDNLEQVIVDAIASAKSTVDVAVQELRMPRIAQALVERKQAGVKVRVILDNNYSLPVSKLTAESVAKLRQRERSRYNESLILIDRDGDGQLSATEISQGDALIILGNGGVPMIDDTADGSRGSGLMHHKFIVIDKKVSIITSANFTLSDLHGDFQFRDSRGNPNNLLKIDSVELANQFTQEFNLMWGDGAGGKPDSKFGLKKPSRPVEQVRLGDTTGGDTTVGDTTVGDTTVGDTTIAIQFSPTSTTKPWDQSSNGLIAQILPQARESIHIALFVFSEQRLTNVLEKSHQQGVTLKVLIEPSFAFRYYSEGLDMMGVAVAHKCKYETGNRPWRQPIATVGVPQLPEGDVLHHKFAILDGKTVITGSHNWSKAANTRNDETVLVIHSPMVAAHFEREFQRLYGKAVKGVPVRVQQKIKAQQQKCVLLDPHS
- a CDS encoding aspartate carbamoyltransferase catalytic subunit gives rise to the protein MANATWTRRHILALADFTPDEYNTVLQTAASFREVLSRRTKKVPALQGHVVANLFFEPSTRTRSSFELAAKRLSADILNFAPGTSSLSKGETILDTAKTYLAMGTNMMVIRHRQAGVPQIIATEMNRLGVQVSVLNAGDGQHEHPSQGLLDLFTICSCLDWDNPHIELLAGKKITIVGDILHSRVARSNIWSLLATGAEVHLAGPPTLLPQLFAEYSSTRLQQPREKQQQQLWAKSSLAHQRQYTETPLILDATVPITSQGTHALTTTQQLPITHPKLYVHWDIEPALKDADFVMTLRLQKERMMTHLLPSLREYHQRYGITRERLQLCQPNVHILHPGPVNRGVEISSELMDDPQISLIPQQVTSGVAVRMALLYLIGSGKF
- a CDS encoding CopG family transcriptional regulator; translation: MKDKKLIVRVTDFEKRQLKQEADRRGMTPSELVRSFIARLPVPKES
- a CDS encoding transposase; the encoded protein is MRSAYQYRLRLTKSQVTKIEKWLDMLRHQYNYLLADRFNWYEQNRCSVNSCLLVCHLPELRNNPDYFSQKRTLPQLKKDRPWYKEIHAHVLQDCVKRVDLAIAQFLKGDNNGKKSGRPRFKSKNRYKSFTFPSLSKTPINGNILTLPKFGQVKMIYHRPIPDGFKIKTATITRKADGYYVTLSIQDDSVPDVIPVDKVTNPIGIDMGVKSFLVKSDRTEVPIPQYYRKAQKQLKKIQKAVSRSKKGSNNRKKAVIKLGKAHKKVADTRKDFHFKAAKELLDNHDLVAHEKLNIKGLAKTKMAKSVLDAGWGQFLSILSVKAVRVAWPTALNAGLITKAVNPRNTSQNCSNCGKKVPKKLKDRIHCCPHCGYVTDRDVNAAINILNLAVGHPVSNKAYRVTELLGGFGKKPALSR